A genomic region of Coriobacteriaceae bacterium contains the following coding sequences:
- a CDS encoding Abi family protein: MDKKLLSPAQQVDFLKKNKGITFNLINEKDAERFLENKVFLFKLKAFCKNYETYQKVDSKKGTYISLDFGELVELSRLDKAFRDEILNLTLDIEHYLKVRINRGAMKCQVDPYELAASFISKSKCSAIQQQKENLAAEEALHYIDEIAKKCAMVSSDATIDDIVETANGIKEQVDGVLHNINPNHIADSVKNMLNSPYSKGLAEKYEGKIPPYWCLVELLTFGTTISFYKMCFMKDGLLSSAADEAKTCKDIKNLLRSVQTLRNAAAHNDCLLNSLNVRHRSRSRTGTVRILEQNYPVHSASLNPVKRVPIAVDFAALLVVYDVVVPSGQSRERARQGLLRMRERFFENIQYFQNEDGLIKTGSLRDFFAYLDDLLNVFIERLEDSPLVLK; encoded by the coding sequence GTGGATAAAAAGCTATTGTCTCCCGCTCAACAAGTCGACTTCCTCAAGAAGAACAAGGGCATAACATTTAACCTGATAAACGAAAAAGATGCCGAACGGTTTCTTGAGAATAAGGTCTTTCTCTTCAAGCTCAAGGCGTTTTGCAAAAACTACGAGACATACCAGAAAGTTGATAGTAAAAAGGGTACCTATATTAGTCTTGACTTCGGTGAGCTTGTTGAGTTGTCAAGGCTCGACAAAGCGTTCAGGGATGAAATTCTCAATTTAACCTTAGATATCGAGCATTATCTAAAGGTGCGCATAAATCGTGGAGCCATGAAATGCCAAGTCGACCCATACGAACTTGCTGCGTCGTTTATAAGCAAATCAAAATGCTCGGCCATTCAGCAACAGAAGGAAAACCTGGCCGCTGAAGAAGCGCTTCATTACATTGATGAAATTGCCAAAAAGTGTGCGATGGTATCAAGTGATGCGACTATCGATGATATCGTAGAAACGGCTAATGGAATTAAAGAGCAGGTAGACGGCGTGTTGCACAATATCAATCCAAATCATATCGCTGACTCGGTTAAAAACATGCTCAATTCGCCCTACTCAAAGGGTTTGGCAGAAAAATATGAGGGTAAGATTCCGCCATATTGGTGTTTAGTAGAATTGCTCACCTTTGGCACAACTATATCTTTCTATAAGATGTGCTTCATGAAAGACGGGCTGCTTTCCAGTGCCGCTGACGAAGCGAAGACATGCAAAGATATAAAAAATTTGTTGAGAAGCGTGCAGACATTAAGAAATGCTGCCGCCCATAATGATTGCCTCCTAAACTCCCTGAACGTAAGGCATAGGTCTAGATCGAGAACAGGCACGGTACGGATTCTCGAGCAGAACTACCCCGTCCATTCAGCAAGCCTGAACCCGGTGAAACGTGTTCCTATTGCTGTTGATTTTGCCGCACTGCTTGTTGTTTACGATGTCGTTGTGCCCTCGGGGCAATCACGAGAAAGAGCACGCCAAGGTCTTTTGCGTATGAGAGAGCGATTCTTTGAGAACATCCAATATTTCCAAAATGAAGATGGCCTGATAAAAACCGGCTCTCTAAGGGATTTCTTCGCTTATCTGGATGATCTTTTGAATGTGTTTATCGAGAGACTCGAAGATAGTCCGCTTGTATTGAAGTAA
- a CDS encoding IS1249 family transposase: MNNIKCPVCGGKMVRNGKTAAGSQRWLCKSCRATTTHKLDNTAKQLKTFLKWLLSNERQADMAGGGRTFRRKCSKFWSIWPLAPITGEVHHVVFADGIYLARNVVVLIACTQEHVIGWYLARSENSRSWAALMGKIPPPDVVVCDGGTGFEKARKRVWPTTRVQRCTFHAFCQVRAQTTSRPKLQAGVELYGLAKELLAIKEVASALAWLEAYSAWCSRWEGFLAERTLDEESGRMRWTHERLVTARNGLNRLVSKNLLFTFLDPELTCDGPIPSMNNKIEGGINAQLRRMLRDHRGLSLMRRAKAIFWWCYVHTEVPLPAAEILKTMPTDDDIEELCRQVSTESQRTDGPEEWGDGLVWAELRHALPWRAEWD; this comes from the coding sequence ATGAACAACATCAAATGCCCTGTGTGCGGGGGCAAGATGGTACGGAACGGCAAGACTGCTGCAGGATCGCAGCGTTGGCTTTGCAAGTCTTGCAGGGCGACCACCACGCACAAACTAGATAACACCGCAAAGCAGCTAAAGACCTTCCTCAAATGGCTTCTCTCGAACGAGCGCCAGGCAGACATGGCCGGTGGCGGCCGTACGTTCAGACGCAAGTGTTCAAAGTTCTGGAGCATCTGGCCGCTGGCTCCGATCACAGGGGAGGTCCACCATGTCGTCTTCGCAGATGGCATCTATCTGGCCCGCAACGTCGTCGTCTTGATCGCCTGCACCCAAGAGCATGTGATCGGCTGGTATCTCGCGCGTTCGGAGAACTCGAGGTCATGGGCTGCCCTCATGGGCAAGATACCCCCGCCGGATGTCGTGGTCTGCGATGGCGGCACGGGATTCGAGAAAGCGCGCAAGAGGGTATGGCCGACAACCCGCGTCCAACGCTGCACCTTCCATGCTTTTTGCCAAGTCAGGGCGCAGACGACGTCACGTCCCAAGCTGCAAGCCGGAGTCGAACTCTACGGATTGGCCAAGGAGCTGCTCGCGATCAAGGAGGTGGCTTCAGCATTGGCCTGGCTTGAAGCCTATAGCGCATGGTGTTCCAGGTGGGAGGGTTTCCTCGCCGAAAGGACCCTCGATGAGGAAAGCGGACGGATGCGCTGGACGCATGAGAGGCTGGTAACGGCGAGGAACGGCTTGAACAGGCTCGTGAGCAAGAACCTGCTGTTCACCTTCCTGGATCCAGAGCTTACCTGCGACGGGCCAATCCCGAGCATGAACAACAAGATCGAGGGAGGAATCAACGCACAGCTCAGACGCATGCTGAGAGACCATCGAGGGCTGAGTTTGATGAGAAGGGCGAAGGCTATCTTTTGGTGGTGCTATGTTCATACGGAAGTCCCGCTTCCGGCAGCTGAGATTCTGAAAACCATGCCTACGGATGACGATATAGAGGAACTGTGCAGGCAAGTATCGACAGAATCTCAGAGAACCGATGGTCCTGAAGAGTGGGGCGATGGGCTAGTCTGGGCAGAACTCAGGCATGCTCTCCCATGGCGCGCCGAATGGGATTAG
- a CDS encoding DUF4012 domain-containing protein, producing MDNRENGYGNGMQQPVGGRMSAANQPHRQPTPRPSRNELAQYSTANYMNHGVKARRRHVRRKPIIIAVVVAVVLLLVIPGVTLAASAKNALNDARILMSQGSALVNQIQSGDVQGAQRTATNLNSIAQELDGNVNSILWTPLTFVPVYGEDVKQVRTLANVANRLSEQVLIPITQGLPADGSASLFVNGGFNIPLLQSLLNPIGSASQTIQECAKQVNALGDTHVSQLIEPVMTVKGLMGTLDEISGYATDLSNALPGLLGADGARTYLLVAFGESELRSTGGFPGSTGVLTVDNGKLSVSEMGAPQLPFAPEGSDYLPTTEEEKTIFGTRVGRYFYDAGYIPHFPRAAEIMKAVWDANDRQPIDGIIAVDPVFLQSVLSLTGAVTTSDGTIVDGTNAAEILLKDAYLKYNIESFMESVGDYTTASLLAGEAQNAFFSEVASLALDAFFKKMSSINLLDAAQMFGDSLASKNFS from the coding sequence ATGGACAATCGGGAGAATGGTTACGGTAACGGAATGCAGCAGCCGGTTGGCGGCCGGATGAGCGCCGCAAATCAACCGCACCGCCAGCCCACGCCTCGTCCTTCGAGAAACGAACTTGCTCAGTATAGTACTGCTAACTATATGAATCATGGTGTAAAGGCAAGGCGGCGGCATGTCAGGCGTAAACCCATCATCATTGCCGTTGTGGTGGCTGTAGTTCTGCTATTGGTTATTCCGGGTGTGACGCTTGCGGCAAGCGCTAAGAACGCCTTGAACGATGCACGAATTCTTATGAGTCAGGGGTCGGCGCTGGTGAATCAGATTCAATCGGGCGATGTCCAAGGTGCACAGCGAACCGCGACCAATCTTAATTCTATTGCTCAAGAGCTAGATGGAAATGTGAACAGTATATTATGGACACCGCTTACGTTTGTTCCCGTGTACGGCGAAGACGTGAAGCAGGTGCGTACGTTGGCCAATGTTGCCAACAGGCTTTCGGAGCAAGTGCTTATCCCTATCACCCAAGGATTACCAGCTGACGGCAGCGCGTCTCTCTTTGTGAATGGGGGCTTTAATATCCCGCTGCTGCAGTCGCTTTTGAACCCGATCGGTTCTGCGTCACAGACTATTCAAGAGTGTGCTAAACAGGTGAATGCGCTGGGGGATACGCACGTATCGCAGCTTATCGAACCAGTCATGACTGTAAAGGGCCTTATGGGCACACTGGATGAAATATCTGGATACGCGACAGATTTATCTAATGCGCTACCGGGGCTTTTGGGCGCAGATGGGGCTCGAACGTATCTTCTTGTGGCTTTTGGTGAGTCCGAGTTAAGGTCAACAGGTGGTTTTCCTGGATCTACGGGAGTCTTAACTGTAGACAATGGCAAGCTAAGCGTAAGCGAAATGGGTGCGCCACAATTGCCTTTTGCCCCGGAGGGAAGCGATTATCTTCCAACAACTGAAGAGGAGAAAACGATTTTCGGTACAAGGGTTGGAAGGTATTTTTATGATGCAGGGTACATTCCTCATTTTCCGCGCGCAGCAGAGATTATGAAGGCCGTCTGGGATGCGAATGACAGGCAGCCGATTGACGGTATCATCGCCGTAGATCCTGTTTTCTTGCAGTCTGTATTAAGCTTGACAGGAGCTGTTACAACATCCGATGGAACCATAGTGGATGGAACGAATGCGGCCGAGATTCTTTTGAAGGACGCATATTTGAAATACAACATAGAATCTTTTATGGAAAGCGTTGGGGATTATACGACGGCGTCTTTGCTTGCGGGCGAGGCGCAAAATGCTTTTTTTAGTGAGGTTGCTTCACTTGCTTTGGATGCATTTTTTAAAAAAATGTCTTCAATAAATCTTTTAGATGCGGCTCAGATGTTCGGCGACTCACTTGCTAGCAAGAATTTCTCGTAA
- a CDS encoding S8 family serine peptidase, whose protein sequence is MKTGAHTNGTKSHVRSRLRAVLSACLATVLLCAIGGFFFIRESGPQQEPPVATEAVTADGQQASSEDQPQPQETRSDEDIARDIELGYVHDELVLSFEPGTSADSINKTLASYDFAATKDVSDQDLDNGFVKVALVDGATVEDSVATLKSSGLAAQPNYLYEVAEGDLPAEAEVGALPNIEPNAAVTINDPDRGNQWALDSLDAYKAWGITKAGETAEGTARANRVSVAVIDTGCTIGHIDLKDNILASYNAKTNQTGAAAVADTNSHGTHVAGIVSARTNNGVGVAGVSYNAGLVIINATNGGTGEDRHMFESTTLAQAYTWLFRQSTVDSSKTNAEYYNVRVINMSLGGKHSANFVGDDILTTKIKQARNGVWVDSNRNETHHDSILTVTAAGNAGTDAPVPFVDYPGDYESCLTVINLWQTYGWTTTNNVVGRYADSNYNVDNTRIKNISAPGTKIRSTLNSAGSYGFKNGTSMAAPYVSGIASLFFTENPDLTADQVVDLIYATATDIDDPGWDRETGYGEINAYHALQVVSAQLGGSENIEYKNRQAVAIEYGDGTGWETYGSTEQWEWSIDNSDTIEMTVDPDTQTVSLVGQKPGSATVTATFKDIDGNPVEGISISKTYTVMPLDISKATVTVPGEHAYTGHEVEPKPLVSMSGTELIEGVDYTVTYSDNVEIGQATVTITGIGNAAGTASGTFSIGKADIFPATLSSIAPLPYTGEAHEPTPTVTLAGFGALVEGTDFTYEYEDNVNAGSGKVHVVGMGNFKGSSSWLLFDITPIDVAGATIDDIPSADYTGSAVAPEPGVTINGKTLVKGTDYTLSYADNVNAGTASITVTGMGNYSGTQTKNFTIAPLDISTATVSGVESSYAFNGAEIKPAVTVVLDGKTLGTDAYDIVYADNLNAGTARITLTGKGNYTGTITKTFDITPIRLEDATIEPIGEQPWRGGAVTPVPVIKAGNIELVVNRDFTVTYSDNTDTGTATAVITGKGNCTGTVTLTFTIVMVILPEMVSAIPDQPYTGSAIEPGITVASTGVTLVRNENYSVEFSNNVNAGTATVTIKGLKGIQGEVTTSFKITPVSLAYAAIGPVDSYTYTGNAATPTPYVYLYGFGDLEANRDFVYEYQGNVDAGTAQLRVVGKGNFTGTTDWRDCSFTINRKDISSATVSIASQPYTGKAVTPDPTVKIDGKTLVKGTDYRVSYYNNLYTGDATAVIEGRGNYRGSKEARFEITSSLASCSVSVSSVVYSGAAQTPAVTVRDNGNVLKEGTDYAIEGYSNNVNAGTGTVTLAGKGKYAGKTTGSFSIRPRSLADATVSIAAQAHTGSALTPSPTVTLGGFGTLVEGRDYTLSYANNVNVGTASVTVTGTGNYTGSARANFAITETASKPSESDASVSMQRLYNPHSGEHFYTASEAERDMLVNAGWSYEGAGWTAPERSNTPVYRLYNANAGDHHYTTSTVERDALLAAGWADEGIGWYSDDQQRVPLYRQYNPNATAGSHNYTTSIDEHWQLVGIGWQDEGISWYGL, encoded by the coding sequence ATGAAAACCGGAGCTCACACCAACGGCACGAAGTCCCACGTGCGTAGCCGTTTACGCGCGGTTCTCTCCGCATGCCTTGCAACGGTGCTTCTATGCGCGATAGGCGGCTTCTTCTTCATCAGAGAATCAGGGCCCCAACAGGAGCCTCCCGTAGCCACCGAAGCTGTCACGGCTGATGGCCAGCAAGCATCCTCTGAAGACCAGCCGCAACCACAGGAGACTCGCAGTGACGAGGATATCGCCCGCGATATCGAGCTCGGCTATGTCCACGATGAGCTCGTGCTCTCCTTCGAACCCGGCACGAGCGCCGACAGCATCAACAAAACGCTTGCTTCCTATGACTTTGCCGCAACAAAGGACGTCTCGGACCAGGATCTCGACAACGGCTTCGTCAAGGTCGCCCTCGTCGATGGCGCTACCGTGGAAGACTCCGTCGCGACTCTCAAATCATCGGGGCTAGCAGCCCAGCCCAACTACCTCTACGAAGTTGCCGAAGGTGATTTGCCTGCGGAAGCAGAAGTAGGCGCACTGCCGAACATCGAGCCCAACGCGGCCGTCACCATCAATGACCCCGACCGCGGAAACCAATGGGCACTTGACTCTCTGGATGCCTACAAGGCTTGGGGAATCACCAAGGCAGGCGAGACCGCCGAGGGCACGGCACGCGCAAACCGCGTCTCCGTCGCCGTCATCGACACGGGATGCACGATTGGGCATATCGACCTGAAGGACAACATCCTCGCTTCCTACAACGCGAAAACCAACCAGACCGGTGCCGCCGCCGTCGCCGACACCAACAGCCACGGTACGCATGTGGCCGGAATCGTCTCTGCCAGAACGAATAACGGCGTTGGTGTTGCCGGCGTCTCATATAACGCCGGTCTCGTTATAATCAACGCCACCAACGGTGGTACGGGCGAGGACAGGCATATGTTCGAGTCAACCACCTTGGCACAGGCGTATACCTGGCTCTTCCGGCAATCGACCGTGGACAGCTCCAAAACCAATGCCGAATACTACAACGTCCGCGTCATCAACATGAGCCTCGGCGGCAAGCACAGCGCGAACTTCGTGGGCGACGACATACTGACGACGAAGATCAAGCAGGCCCGCAACGGCGTCTGGGTCGACTCCAATCGCAACGAAACCCACCACGACAGCATTCTCACCGTCACGGCGGCCGGCAATGCGGGAACCGATGCACCGGTCCCCTTCGTCGACTATCCCGGCGATTATGAGTCTTGCCTCACGGTCATCAACCTCTGGCAAACCTATGGATGGACTACCACGAATAACGTGGTCGGCCGTTATGCCGATTCGAACTATAACGTCGACAACACCCGCATCAAGAACATCAGCGCACCGGGCACGAAAATCCGCAGCACCCTGAATTCCGCCGGATCCTATGGATTCAAGAACGGGACCTCCATGGCCGCGCCCTACGTTTCGGGTATCGCCTCCCTGTTCTTCACGGAAAACCCCGACCTCACCGCTGACCAGGTAGTCGATCTCATCTACGCCACGGCCACAGACATTGACGACCCCGGCTGGGACCGTGAGACCGGCTACGGCGAGATTAACGCCTACCATGCTCTCCAGGTCGTCAGCGCCCAGCTCGGCGGCAGCGAGAACATCGAGTACAAGAACCGTCAGGCCGTCGCCATCGAATACGGAGACGGGACGGGCTGGGAAACTTACGGATCGACCGAGCAATGGGAATGGAGCATTGACAACTCCGACACCATTGAGATGACGGTCGATCCGGATACGCAGACCGTCTCGCTCGTAGGCCAGAAACCGGGTTCTGCCACGGTTACCGCAACGTTCAAGGATATAGACGGCAATCCCGTGGAGGGCATCTCCATCAGCAAAACCTACACGGTCATGCCCCTCGACATTTCGAAAGCCACCGTGACGGTTCCCGGCGAGCATGCCTATACCGGCCATGAAGTCGAGCCCAAGCCTCTGGTGTCCATGAGCGGCACCGAGCTCATAGAGGGCGTCGACTACACCGTGACCTATAGCGACAATGTCGAAATCGGCCAGGCCACGGTCACCATCACGGGCATCGGAAATGCCGCCGGCACCGCGAGCGGCACCTTCTCCATCGGCAAGGCGGACATCTTCCCGGCCACGCTCAGCTCAATAGCGCCCCTCCCCTACACCGGCGAGGCGCACGAGCCCACGCCCACCGTCACGCTCGCGGGCTTTGGCGCGCTCGTCGAGGGCACTGACTTCACCTACGAGTACGAGGACAACGTCAACGCAGGATCCGGCAAGGTGCATGTCGTCGGCATGGGCAACTTCAAGGGCTCGTCCAGTTGGCTCCTCTTCGACATCACGCCCATCGATGTTGCCGGCGCAACGATTGATGACATTCCCTCCGCAGATTACACCGGAAGCGCCGTCGCGCCCGAGCCGGGCGTCACCATCAACGGCAAGACACTCGTCAAGGGCACCGATTACACGCTTTCCTACGCCGACAACGTGAATGCCGGCACTGCCAGCATCACCGTCACGGGCATGGGCAATTACTCGGGTACGCAAACCAAGAACTTCACGATTGCGCCACTCGACATAAGCACTGCAACTGTCTCCGGCGTGGAGAGCTCCTACGCCTTCAACGGGGCCGAAATCAAACCAGCGGTTACCGTCGTGCTTGACGGCAAGACGCTGGGAACCGACGCATATGACATCGTCTATGCCGACAACCTGAATGCCGGCACCGCACGCATCACCCTCACCGGTAAGGGCAACTATACGGGCACAATCACGAAGACCTTCGACATCACGCCCATCCGGCTGGAAGATGCGACTATCGAGCCCATTGGCGAACAGCCTTGGAGGGGCGGTGCCGTCACGCCGGTTCCCGTCATCAAGGCCGGCAACATTGAGCTTGTCGTCAACCGCGACTTCACCGTCACCTACAGCGACAACACCGATACCGGCACCGCAACGGCCGTCATCACCGGCAAGGGTAATTGCACGGGCACGGTGACGCTCACGTTCACCATCGTCATGGTCATCCTGCCGGAGATGGTCTCGGCCATTCCCGACCAACCCTACACGGGAAGTGCCATCGAGCCAGGCATCACCGTGGCGAGCACTGGCGTGACGCTCGTCCGCAACGAGAACTACTCCGTCGAGTTTTCGAACAACGTAAACGCAGGCACGGCAACGGTTACCATCAAGGGCCTCAAGGGAATCCAGGGTGAGGTCACCACGAGCTTCAAGATCACGCCCGTCAGCCTCGCCTATGCCGCCATCGGGCCCGTTGACTCGTACACCTACACCGGCAACGCGGCGACGCCCACGCCCTACGTCTATCTCTACGGCTTTGGCGACCTCGAGGCCAACAGGGACTTCGTATACGAGTACCAGGGCAACGTGGATGCTGGAACGGCGCAGCTGCGCGTCGTGGGCAAGGGCAACTTTACCGGAACCACCGACTGGCGCGACTGCAGCTTCACCATCAACAGGAAAGACATCTCGTCAGCCACGGTGAGCATCGCGTCGCAGCCCTACACCGGCAAGGCCGTCACGCCGGATCCGACTGTGAAGATCGACGGAAAGACGCTCGTGAAGGGCACTGACTACCGCGTGAGCTATTACAACAACCTCTATACGGGCGATGCCACCGCCGTCATCGAGGGACGCGGCAACTACCGAGGCTCCAAGGAGGCGAGATTCGAGATCACCTCCTCCCTCGCATCCTGCTCCGTATCAGTGAGCAGCGTCGTCTATTCCGGAGCGGCGCAGACGCCAGCCGTCACCGTCCGCGACAACGGTAACGTCCTCAAGGAGGGCACGGATTACGCAATCGAGGGCTACTCGAACAACGTGAATGCCGGCACGGGCACGGTGACGCTCGCCGGCAAGGGCAAATACGCAGGCAAGACGACTGGCAGCTTCAGCATCAGACCGCGCTCGCTTGCGGACGCCACCGTGAGCATCGCAGCGCAGGCGCACACGGGTAGCGCCCTCACGCCGAGCCCGACCGTCACGCTTGGCGGCTTTGGCACGCTTGTGGAGGGACGCGATTACACGCTGAGCTACGCGAACAACGTCAACGTGGGCACGGCAAGCGTGACCGTCACAGGCACCGGCAACTACACGGGGTCGGCGAGGGCGAACTTCGCGATTACGGAGACGGCATCGAAGCCTTCGGAATCCGATGCGAGCGTATCCATGCAGCGCCTCTACAACCCCCACAGCGGCGAGCACTTCTACACGGCCAGCGAGGCCGAGCGCGACATGCTCGTAAACGCCGGTTGGAGCTACGAGGGCGCTGGCTGGACGGCACCAGAGCGCTCGAACACGCCGGTGTATCGACTCTACAACGCCAACGCTGGCGATCATCACTACACCACGAGCACGGTCGAGCGCGACGCGCTGCTCGCGGCAGGCTGGGCTGACGAAGGCATTGGTTGGTACTCGGACGACCAGCAGCGCGTGCCGCTCTACCGCCAGTACAACCCCAATGCGACCGCCGGATCGCACAACTACACGACGAGCATCGACGAGCACTGGCAGCTCGTCGGCATCGGCTGGCAGGACGAGGGCATCAGCTGGTACGGGCTGTAA
- a CDS encoding glycosyltransferase — protein MSDSSTQRSVDSLQPTPALRGSGVAVLIPCYNEAATIAKVVGDFRAALPEAVIYVYDNASTDDTAAIAAAAGAVVRREPRRGKGNVVRSMFRDVDANYYIMVDGDDTYPAEVAVRLLAPIVDGNADMAVGDRISNGSYDAENGRRFHKFGNNLVRRLIRLLYGHSSNDVMTGYRAFSRAFVKTMPVMSEGFQVETEISVWAVDRRWRVVDVPVDYRDRPEGSESKLSTYSDGMLVLAAIASLFRDYRPMAFFGWVSVLFVALGLIAGVPVIAEYLDTSYVSKLPSAVLAVALMLCAALSFAAGTILDSVARANRRRWELEVYRVMGE, from the coding sequence TTGTCCGATAGCTCTACGCAACGCTCTGTTGATAGCCTCCAGCCTACTCCCGCTCTCCGCGGCTCTGGCGTTGCCGTCCTCATCCCCTGCTACAACGAGGCCGCCACCATCGCCAAGGTGGTGGGTGACTTCCGCGCCGCCTTGCCCGAGGCCGTAATCTACGTCTACGACAACGCCTCCACCGACGACACGGCCGCCATCGCCGCCGCGGCGGGCGCCGTCGTGCGCCGAGAGCCGCGTCGGGGCAAGGGCAACGTCGTGCGTTCGATGTTCCGCGACGTTGATGCCAACTACTACATCATGGTCGATGGCGACGACACCTACCCCGCCGAGGTGGCCGTCCGTTTGCTGGCGCCCATTGTCGATGGTAATGCCGACATGGCGGTGGGCGACCGTATCTCCAACGGCTCCTACGATGCAGAGAACGGACGGCGCTTCCATAAGTTCGGTAACAACCTCGTGCGAAGGCTCATTCGCCTGCTTTACGGCCATTCCTCCAATGACGTCATGACAGGCTACCGCGCCTTCTCGCGCGCCTTCGTAAAGACCATGCCCGTCATGTCGGAGGGCTTCCAGGTCGAGACCGAGATCTCGGTCTGGGCCGTCGACCGCCGCTGGCGTGTCGTGGACGTGCCCGTCGACTACCGCGACCGTCCCGAGGGATCGGAGAGCAAGCTGTCCACCTACTCCGACGGCATGCTCGTGCTCGCCGCCATCGCGAGCCTGTTCCGCGACTACCGTCCCATGGCATTCTTCGGCTGGGTGTCCGTGCTCTTTGTCGCGCTCGGGCTCATCGCCGGCGTCCCGGTCATCGCCGAGTACCTCGACACGAGCTACGTCTCCAAGCTTCCCTCGGCGGTCCTCGCCGTCGCGCTCATGCTGTGCGCCGCGCTCTCGTTTGCCGCCGGCACCATCCTGGACTCCGTGGCGCGCGCCAACCGACGCCGTTGGGAGCTCGAGGTCTACCGCGTGATGGGGGAGTGA
- a CDS encoding virulence RhuM family protein, whose translation MSKSSPNRQIILFDSSDGEVSLDVTVDVESEDVWLNRQQMSLLFGRDIKTIGKHIGNALKEELSDSADSVVAKYATTATDGKMYQVEYYNLDVIISVGYRVKSQRGVEFRRWATGVLRRYVMDGVAENRRRLQQLSQAVQVIRRLPGGLESAQILDIVQAYAPALDLLDDYDHQRIDRPVGKHPIYVLDYEECMGLIQSMRFARESDIFGVEKDDSFRSSIAAIYQSFDGKDLYPSIQEKAANLLYFVVKNHSFHDGNKRIAACLFLYFLDRNGILFVDGVKTVDDSTLVAMTIMIAESRPDEKEAMVSLVMNFITLG comes from the coding sequence ATGAGTAAAAGTAGTCCAAACCGCCAAATAATCTTGTTTGATTCTTCTGATGGTGAGGTATCGCTTGACGTCACCGTTGATGTTGAGAGCGAAGATGTTTGGCTTAACCGTCAACAAATGTCATTGTTGTTCGGCCGGGATATCAAGACTATTGGCAAGCACATCGGTAATGCCCTCAAGGAAGAGCTCTCTGACTCCGCTGATTCAGTTGTCGCAAAATATGCGACAACTGCTACAGATGGGAAGATGTACCAAGTCGAGTACTATAACCTCGATGTAATCATTTCCGTAGGGTATCGCGTGAAGTCCCAGCGTGGTGTTGAGTTCCGCCGTTGGGCGACCGGTGTTCTGCGTCGCTATGTCATGGATGGTGTTGCTGAGAACAGGCGCCGCTTACAGCAGCTTTCCCAGGCGGTTCAGGTCATTAGACGGCTGCCTGGTGGGCTTGAGAGCGCGCAGATTCTCGATATCGTGCAGGCCTATGCGCCAGCTCTGGATTTACTGGACGACTACGACCATCAACGCATTGATCGTCCTGTTGGGAAGCATCCCATCTACGTGCTTGATTATGAGGAGTGCATGGGCCTCATTCAGTCGATGAGGTTCGCGAGGGAAAGCGACATCTTCGGCGTTGAGAAGGACGACTCGTTCAGAAGCAGCATTGCCGCAATCTATCAGTCCTTCGACGGCAAGGATCTCTACCCGTCCATTCAGGAGAAGGCCGCAAACTTGCTGTACTTCGTGGTCAAGAACCACTCATTTCACGATGGCAATAAACGTATCGCAGCATGCCTGTTTCTCTATTTTCTCGACAGGAATGGCATTCTGTTCGTTGATGGAGTAAAGACCGTGGATGATAGCACGCTTGTTGCGATGACCATAATGATTGCCGAATCTCGGCCCGATGAGAAGGAGGCAATGGTTTCCCTGGTGATGAATTTCATCACACTGGGATAG